A portion of the Pseudomonas protegens CHA0 genome contains these proteins:
- a CDS encoding phosphate-starvation-inducible protein PsiE, whose amino-acid sequence MKINWAENLRQNVHQLAESLGNLFVESFHYLALFAIGAVTAWAAVMEFLQMIEVGHIKIDDILLLFIYLELGAMVGIYFKTNHMPVRFLIYVAITALTRLLISNVSHHNPPDLGIIYLCGGILLLAFAILVVRYASSQFPSVKIEHPQRKIGAGSGEHPEVEKGEL is encoded by the coding sequence GTGAAAATCAATTGGGCCGAGAACCTGCGGCAGAACGTCCACCAGCTGGCCGAATCCCTGGGCAACTTGTTCGTCGAGTCGTTCCACTACCTGGCGCTGTTCGCCATCGGTGCGGTGACCGCCTGGGCGGCGGTGATGGAATTTTTGCAGATGATCGAGGTGGGCCACATCAAGATCGATGACATCCTGCTGCTGTTCATCTACCTGGAGTTGGGGGCGATGGTCGGCATCTACTTCAAGACCAACCATATGCCGGTGCGTTTCCTGATCTACGTGGCGATCACCGCGCTGACCCGGTTGCTGATCTCCAACGTCTCGCACCACAACCCGCCGGACCTGGGCATCATCTACCTGTGCGGCGGCATCCTGTTGCTGGCCTTCGCCATCCTGGTGGTGCGCTACGCCTCGTCGCAGTTCCCTTCGGTGAAGATCGAGCATCCGCAGCGCAAGATCGGCGCGGGCTCCGGCGAACACCCGGAAGTGGAGAAGGGCGAGCTCTAG
- a CDS encoding DUF3509 domain-containing protein — MDNPFQLITDTFTPQYQVNLSIQGLDGSIMLTLSEGGRVVAKRMISAAQRNDPQRIKRLVQSIQFGIAIEQGHSAVAILEAMTNGDSLGLPPPTGRKLAPPALRF, encoded by the coding sequence ATGGACAACCCTTTTCAACTGATTACCGACACCTTCACCCCGCAATACCAGGTCAACCTGAGCATCCAGGGCCTGGACGGCAGCATCATGCTGACCTTGTCCGAAGGTGGCCGGGTGGTGGCCAAGCGCATGATCAGCGCGGCCCAGCGCAATGACCCGCAGCGCATCAAGCGCCTGGTGCAAAGCATTCAGTTTGGTATCGCCATCGAGCAGGGCCACAGTGCCGTGGCCATTCTCGAAGCCATGACCAACGGCGACAGCCTGGGCCTGCCGCCGCCCACCGGCCGGAAGCTCGCGCCGCCGGCCCTGAGGTTCTAG
- a CDS encoding serine/threonine transporter: protein MTDVPTPAAQNPAVAIPRDTATARQGWSKHDTTWMLGLYGTAIGAGTLFLPINAGVGGFWPLIVLALLAFPMTFFAHRGLTRFVLSGRSGDITEVVEEHFGVGAGKLITLLYFFAIFPILLVYSVALTNTLSSFMEHQLHMTPPPRALLSLLLILGLMAIVRCGQGVIVRAMSLLVYPFVAALLLLALSLIPNWNGAFFASAGEGMPLPLFFKTLWLAIPVMVFSFNHSPIISAFALDQKRHYGPQAEAKSSGILATAHGMMVLTVMFFCFSCVLALSPADLVAAKEQNISILSYLANHFQTPVIAYAAPLIALVAITKSFLGHYIGASEGFQGLIVKNLRGRSLSSSSLEKITALFMILTCWAVATFNPSILHIIETMGGPVIACLLFLMPMYAIRRVPSLRQYSGQLSNLFVVLIGLVALSAIIYSVVP, encoded by the coding sequence ATGACCGATGTACCCACACCTGCTGCCCAAAACCCTGCTGTAGCCATACCCCGCGACACCGCAACAGCCCGGCAAGGCTGGAGCAAGCACGACACCACCTGGATGCTCGGCCTGTATGGCACCGCCATCGGCGCCGGCACCCTGTTCCTGCCGATCAACGCCGGGGTCGGCGGCTTCTGGCCGCTGATCGTGCTGGCGCTGCTGGCCTTCCCCATGACCTTCTTCGCCCACCGCGGCCTGACCCGCTTCGTTCTTTCCGGGCGCTCCGGAGACATCACCGAAGTGGTCGAGGAGCATTTCGGGGTCGGCGCCGGCAAGCTGATCACCCTGCTCTACTTCTTTGCCATCTTCCCGATCCTGCTGGTGTACAGCGTGGCGCTGACCAACACCCTGAGCAGTTTCATGGAACACCAGCTGCACATGACTCCACCGCCGCGGGCGCTGCTATCGCTGCTGCTGATCCTCGGCCTGATGGCCATCGTGCGCTGCGGCCAGGGCGTGATCGTGCGGGCCATGAGCCTGCTGGTCTACCCGTTCGTCGCCGCGTTGCTGCTACTGGCCCTGAGCCTGATCCCCAACTGGAACGGCGCGTTCTTCGCCTCGGCCGGCGAAGGCATGCCCCTGCCGCTGTTCTTCAAGACCCTGTGGCTGGCGATCCCGGTGATGGTGTTTTCCTTCAACCATTCGCCGATCATCTCGGCCTTCGCCCTGGATCAGAAGCGCCATTACGGCCCGCAGGCCGAAGCCAAGAGCAGCGGTATCCTGGCCACGGCCCACGGCATGATGGTGCTGACCGTGATGTTCTTCTGCTTCAGTTGCGTGCTGGCCCTGTCGCCGGCGGACCTGGTAGCGGCCAAGGAACAGAACATCTCGATCCTGTCCTACCTGGCCAACCACTTTCAGACCCCGGTGATTGCCTATGCCGCCCCGCTGATCGCCCTGGTGGCCATTACCAAGTCGTTCCTGGGCCACTACATCGGCGCCAGCGAAGGCTTCCAGGGCCTGATCGTGAAAAACCTGCGGGGGCGCTCGCTGTCCTCCAGCAGCCTGGAGAAGATCACCGCGCTGTTCATGATCCTCACGTGCTGGGCCGTGGCCACCTTCAACCCGAGCATCCTGCACATCATCGAGACCATGGGCGGACCGGTAATCGCCTGCCTGCTGTTCCTGATGCCGATGTATGCGATCCGGCGGGTGCCTTCACTGCGCCAGTATTCGGGCCAGTTGTCGAACCTGTTCGTGGTGCTGATCGGGCTGGTCGCACTGTCTGCGATCATTTATTCAGTCGTGCCCTGA